The nucleotide sequence CCCTCGTCGGGCGCTTCACCGAGGAACGACGGCAGTGTGCCCGTTACCGGTGAATTCTCTTGCGGAATAGCGAGCATTTCCACGGCGCGTTCATCGTGCGCGCGGAGCCCGTTCAAAACCCGAATCAAGGGCCGATACGAAGCCGAGTACGGCATGTCTTCTTCCGTCTCGCCCGGGCTCAGGAAAATCGGCACGACCAGCGTCGCAAGCTTTCCTTGTCCCGGTGTCTGCCGGAGTGCTCGGCCGATGGCCTGGACGATGTCGACCGCGGAGCCTTTAGGGTCGATGAGGGCGACCGAGTCCACCGCTGGGCAGTCGACGCCCTCGCCCAGCACCCGGCAGTTGGACAGCACCGCCCGCCCGGCCCGCCCTCCGAACTGCGCCAGCCGGTCCGTGCGTACGTCGGCGTCGTGTTCCCCGGACAGCCAGGAGGCCCATACCCGTTCCGGGTGCCGGCCGGGGTCTTCGGCGTGCAACCGCTTCGCGGCTCGTCCGAGTCCTTCGGCGAAGGCGCGTGCTTCGATGGTGCGGTGGTGGAAGGTGATGCACCGCGTCAGATCGTGCGCGGCCATCGTCTCCAGAAGTGCGGCCTGGAGCACCGCGAGCCGTTCCCCGCGCACCTCCTCCGACTCCCGCTCTGTGCCGTACAGCCGCTGCGGGGTGAGGCTGGGATCCCGCAGTTCCGCGACCACGACCTGGTACCGCGCAAGCAGCCCCCGAGCGATCGCATCCGACAAATCAAGCTCGAAGAGAACGGGCCCAAAAATCGCCTCGTCGTCCATCGAACAGGCCATCTCTTCCGGCAGCCGGTCCACCGCCACCGAAGCCGCCGGCTCCCCGGACCGCTCAGCAGCCGTAGAAGCCTCACCCGGGCCGCCCGCCGCGCCCGCTTCTTCTCCTCCGGGCCGCTGCGCGGCCGCAGTCGCCTCGCCGGCTTCCTCCCGTCGCCACCGCGGCCGCGCGGGCCGTTCCTCCCAGATCCGCGGCGTCGCCGTCATGTACAGGCGCCGCATGGCGGGCAGCAGCTCCTGGTCGTGTACCGCCGCCCACGCCTTCGCGAACGAACCGCTGGTCCGGTGGGCCTCATCGACCAGCACCACGTCCCACACATCCATGGGTAGCCCGTACTCGCCCCGGTGCGCCTCGATCAGCACCGGCAGCGAGGCGTAGGTGGCGAACACCGTCACCGGCCCCCGCCCATGCCACAACCCCAGCTGCGGCGCACTCGTCGTCGCCCGCACTCCCAGTGTGAACAGGCTCGGGTCGTCGTCCAGCGAGCACACCGCAACCGCCGGCCCCGCATGCCCGAACGCCCGCCACTCCCTGACGGTCTGCGCCAGCAACGCCAGGGTCGGCACCAGCACCAGGACCCGGCCATCCGGCACCAACCGCTTCACCGCGGCCGCACCGATGAACGTCTTCCCGGTACCGCAGGCACTCACCACCGTGCCGCGCAGACCCTGCGGCGGAATCCGTTTGCCCGGCGGAATATCGAGGCCTTTCACGATGGCTTCCACGGCCTCGATCTGGTGCGGGCGAAGAGAGAATGATTCCGTCATCGTCGAGGGCGTCCGATCCGGGGGAGATACAGGCTGGCATCCACTCGCGATACTACCCGCTGCATCATTACGAAGCACAGGCGGGATGCATCTACACAATAGTACGGCCGGAAAGAACCCTCACGCATGCCAGTCATG is from Streptomyces collinus Tu 365 and encodes:
- a CDS encoding DEAD/DEAH box helicase; this encodes MTESFSLRPHQIEAVEAIVKGLDIPPGKRIPPQGLRGTVVSACGTGKTFIGAAAVKRLVPDGRVLVLVPTLALLAQTVREWRAFGHAGPAVAVCSLDDDPSLFTLGVRATTSAPQLGLWHGRGPVTVFATYASLPVLIEAHRGEYGLPMDVWDVVLVDEAHRTSGSFAKAWAAVHDQELLPAMRRLYMTATPRIWEERPARPRWRREEAGEATAAAQRPGGEEAGAAGGPGEASTAAERSGEPAASVAVDRLPEEMACSMDDEAIFGPVLFELDLSDAIARGLLARYQVVVAELRDPSLTPQRLYGTERESEEVRGERLAVLQAALLETMAAHDLTRCITFHHRTIEARAFAEGLGRAAKRLHAEDPGRHPERVWASWLSGEHDADVRTDRLAQFGGRAGRAVLSNCRVLGEGVDCPAVDSVALIDPKGSAVDIVQAIGRALRQTPGQGKLATLVVPIFLSPGETEEDMPYSASYRPLIRVLNGLRAHDERAVEMLAIPQENSPVTGTLPSFLGEAPDEGEDERRLLLRFGSHRDPALIARMIRYNLIEPEHANWKAGHQAAVAFRERMGHLAVPYGHRELMPAGHSFPLGRWLADQRRALVAGRMAAERAADLDELGMVWDPADAAWEENLSAARAYYAETGTLAAPATATMLDKPIGQWLANCRKKNGLGKNQAVARRRAAQLAAIDPDWNPSALGWAVDWQRTYTAVAGLVATGAGLEEIVPGVTADGIDVGRWLQRQRQQVIWQGLKPGQRERLGSLDVTPLPPETQEAPRKAARGGSAAFERGCAALAQYKARTGSVTVSRGHVEVLPDRAEVRLGVFLSNTKARRAGLSAEQLQRLAGLGLDWADTVRACAVTTARRTTTAGTAGSPVTPPVGAGGLN